Proteins from a genomic interval of Syngnathoides biaculeatus isolate LvHL_M chromosome 23, ASM1980259v1, whole genome shotgun sequence:
- the max gene encoding protein max isoform X4, which produces MSDNDDIEVDSDADKRAHHNALERKRRDHIKDSFHSLRDSVPALQGEKVGNSTGAHQNSQSTKQASRAQILDKATEYIQYMRRKNHTHQQDIDDLKRQNALLEQQVRALEKVKGSAQLQANYSSSDSSLYTNPKGSAVSAFDGGSDSSSESEPEEPPNRKKLRVDAS; this is translated from the exons GCAGACAAACGGGCACACCACAATGCGCTGGAACGCAAGCGTAGGGACCACATCAAAGACAGCTTTCACAGCCTCCGGGACTCTGTGCCTGCCTTGCAGGGAGAAAAGGTTGGTAACAGTACTGGTGCACACCAAAACAGT CAGTCTACCAAACAGGCGTCTCGAGCTCAAATCCTAGACAAAGCCACAGAGTACATCCAGTACATGAGGCGAAAAAATCACACGCACCAGCAGGACATCGACGACCTGAAGAGACAAAACGCGCTGCTGGAGCAGCAAG TGCGCGCTCTGGAGAAGGTGAAGGGCTCGGCGCAGCTCCAGGCTAACTACTCGTCATCCGACAGCAGCCTCTACACCAACCCAAAAGGCAGCGCCGTGTCAGCGTTTGACGGCGGCTCCGACTCCAGCTCCGAGTCCGAACCAGAGGAGCCTCCCAACCGCAAGAAGCTGCGCGTGGACGCAAGCTAG
- the max gene encoding protein max isoform X7, protein MSDNDDIEVDSDADKRAHHNALERKRRDHIKDSFHSLRDSVPALQGEKQSTKQASRAQILDKATEYIQYMRRKNHTHQQDIDDLKRQNALLEQQVRALEKVKGSAQLQANYSSSDSSLYTNPKGSAVSAFDGGSDSSSESEPEEPPNRKKLRVDAS, encoded by the exons GCAGACAAACGGGCACACCACAATGCGCTGGAACGCAAGCGTAGGGACCACATCAAAGACAGCTTTCACAGCCTCCGGGACTCTGTGCCTGCCTTGCAGGGAGAAAAG CAGTCTACCAAACAGGCGTCTCGAGCTCAAATCCTAGACAAAGCCACAGAGTACATCCAGTACATGAGGCGAAAAAATCACACGCACCAGCAGGACATCGACGACCTGAAGAGACAAAACGCGCTGCTGGAGCAGCAAG TGCGCGCTCTGGAGAAGGTGAAGGGCTCGGCGCAGCTCCAGGCTAACTACTCGTCATCCGACAGCAGCCTCTACACCAACCCAAAAGGCAGCGCCGTGTCAGCGTTTGACGGCGGCTCCGACTCCAGCTCCGAGTCCGAACCAGAGGAGCCTCCCAACCGCAAGAAGCTGCGCGTGGACGCAAGCTAG
- the max gene encoding protein max isoform X8 codes for MSDNDDIEVDSDADKRAHHNALERKRRDHIKDSFHSLRDSVPALQGEKASRAQILDKATEYIQYMRRKNHTHQQDIDDLKRQNALLEQQVRALEKVKGSAQLQANYSSSDSSLYTNPKGSAVSAFDGGSDSSSESEPEEPPNRKKLRVDAS; via the exons GCAGACAAACGGGCACACCACAATGCGCTGGAACGCAAGCGTAGGGACCACATCAAAGACAGCTTTCACAGCCTCCGGGACTCTGTGCCTGCCTTGCAGGGAGAAAAG GCGTCTCGAGCTCAAATCCTAGACAAAGCCACAGAGTACATCCAGTACATGAGGCGAAAAAATCACACGCACCAGCAGGACATCGACGACCTGAAGAGACAAAACGCGCTGCTGGAGCAGCAAG TGCGCGCTCTGGAGAAGGTGAAGGGCTCGGCGCAGCTCCAGGCTAACTACTCGTCATCCGACAGCAGCCTCTACACCAACCCAAAAGGCAGCGCCGTGTCAGCGTTTGACGGCGGCTCCGACTCCAGCTCCGAGTCCGAACCAGAGGAGCCTCCCAACCGCAAGAAGCTGCGCGTGGACGCAAGCTAG